In a single window of the Prevotella melaninogenica genome:
- the pdxT gene encoding pyridoxal 5'-phosphate synthase glutaminase subunit PdxT: MRIAVLALQGAFLEHEMMLNKLGVECFEVRRLEDWQQEKDGLIIPGGESTTQGKLLRELGLLEPIREAIETGLPVFGTCAGLILLAREVEGNSPSAPVPPRLGTMNMTAARNAYGRQLGSFHTEASFKGIEGNIPMTFIRAPYIKEAAGEVEILSEVDGHIVAARQGNQLVTAFHPELDSDTRVHEYFLEMVK, encoded by the coding sequence ATGAGAATTGCCGTTCTTGCCCTGCAGGGAGCGTTCTTAGAGCATGAGATGATGCTCAATAAGTTGGGCGTCGAATGCTTTGAGGTGCGTCGATTAGAGGATTGGCAGCAGGAGAAAGATGGATTGATAATCCCAGGTGGTGAGAGTACCACGCAAGGAAAACTCCTTCGCGAACTTGGACTGCTTGAACCTATTCGTGAAGCCATCGAAACTGGGTTGCCAGTCTTTGGTACTTGTGCCGGCTTGATACTCCTTGCTCGTGAGGTAGAGGGGAATAGTCCGTCTGCTCCTGTTCCTCCTCGATTAGGTACAATGAATATGACAGCTGCTCGTAACGCCTACGGTCGTCAGTTGGGTAGTTTCCATACGGAGGCTTCTTTTAAGGGAATTGAGGGCAATATTCCTATGACTTTTATCCGTGCACCTTATATAAAGGAAGCGGCTGGAGAGGTAGAAATACTTTCAGAAGTTGATGGTCATATCGTTGCTGCTCGTCAAGGAAATCAGCTTGTTACTGCTTTTCATCCTGAATTGGATAGTGATACGCGTGTACATGAATACTTCTTGGAAATGGTGAAGTGA
- the pdxS gene encoding pyridoxal 5'-phosphate synthase lyase subunit PdxS — protein MTNRQELNRNLAQMLKGGVIMDVTTPEQARIAEAAGACAVMALERIPADIRAAGGVSRMSDPKMIKGIQEAVTIPVMAKCRIGHISEAQILQAIEIDYIDESEVLSPADNIYHIDKTQFEVPFVCGARNLSEALRRIAEGATMIRTKGEPGTGDVVQAVSHMRLMQSQIRELVSKREDELFEAAKQLQAPYELVKYVHENGKLPVVNFAAGGVATPADAALMMQLGAEGVFVGSGIFKSGDPAKRAAAIVKAVTNYNNPKELALLSEDLGEAMVGINEHEIEVLMAERGQ, from the coding sequence ATGACAAATAGACAAGAACTAAACCGCAACCTCGCTCAGATGTTGAAGGGCGGTGTAATCATGGACGTAACAACACCAGAGCAGGCTCGTATTGCTGAAGCTGCAGGTGCTTGTGCAGTAATGGCATTGGAACGTATCCCTGCTGATATTCGTGCAGCTGGTGGCGTTTCACGTATGAGTGACCCTAAGATGATTAAAGGTATTCAGGAGGCTGTAACCATCCCTGTGATGGCAAAGTGCCGTATCGGCCATATCTCTGAGGCGCAGATTCTGCAGGCAATAGAGATTGATTACATTGATGAGAGCGAAGTGCTTTCTCCTGCTGATAATATCTATCATATTGATAAGACTCAGTTTGAGGTGCCATTCGTATGTGGTGCGCGTAATTTGAGTGAAGCATTGCGTCGTATTGCAGAGGGTGCAACAATGATTCGTACGAAGGGTGAGCCTGGTACAGGTGATGTTGTGCAGGCTGTTAGCCACATGCGTCTGATGCAGAGTCAGATTCGTGAACTCGTTAGCAAGCGTGAGGACGAACTCTTTGAAGCTGCTAAGCAGTTGCAGGCTCCATACGAACTCGTGAAGTATGTACATGAGAATGGTAAGCTTCCTGTAGTGAATTTCGCTGCTGGTGGTGTGGCTACTCCTGCCGATGCTGCGTTGATGATGCAACTCGGTGCTGAGGGTGTCTTCGTTGGTTCTGGTATCTTCAAGAGCGGTGACCCTGCTAAGCGTGCTGCTGCTATCGTTAAGGCGGTTACAAACTATAATAACCCTAAGGAGTTGGCACTCTTGTCAGAAGACTTGGGTGAGGCTATGGTTGGTATCAACGAGCATGAGATTGAAGTGCTCATGGCTGAGCGCGGACAATGA
- a CDS encoding S8 family serine peptidase produces MSKSHLFLKNEFGTCPEFKRTRGRNNEEETSGEVKNYHQQREKLLRCRAKFERAMENRHNLRSQEINVDHFDMLSINFLKIADSALIKEYCEVYGLSELNYSNMNQTVLFAIADVNRFNNVFITQINSFSAEDNDESTEYKPLTLIADFSYWDSNSMKYSFVIDGDANDVLLELVENSSRMLNKQQDIEKAMEVYLDKKDITYRKIGVGIYQIDFIRQDDLDVLLDNFDVIQSIQSLYNVRIRPNTFGDSEIVSDATLNLLEGAPTIGVIDTGVQRLAVLDPILEQDGFDLTSKEEQHPYEIDLMSDSTHGTTVATLAAFGNNFYQDINADTINVDAKIFSIKVQRGETGSLNIADIKDAIIKANQEYGVRIFNLSMSVRGKLYNQNISTYAYILDELAFEYDLLIFISVGNLSVEDIEEMQNVAAELGTSQKVKQFLQYPNHYYNPFITLEETKCHDGECMNLCEPSESMNNMSVGAIAENYNASQRSHGLSLSKELPAFYSRKYYMDYNSLINGTRFKNNQRNKNLFKPDIVMPGGDQLDVASRMLVLSPRRGGVGLKIEQNSGTSYAAPLAANIAAKIVRKYPNLSMQSVKALMINSSDPIKTYYLDRTIDNLKALDNNSYPNVDRNEKSRLSKKYSSERLSKYISGHGVPNISKCLDSTDNRCTFVIEDRIDFDSHKVINLNIPSYLLQCSKKGTLLTLTATLCYKFNPKRGDALSYCPFHIAFNLGNSMNHDDPRKNAEEYARQRASDNNDRMAIKSSVGAWSDDFYPASSKIFSNVQKKILNVSRDEIEKVCNQISIIFRCTGRDFLVGTDHPFSFVLTIEQNHSVEIDGNSLYDNLEQENTVEAIAQATLQAEV; encoded by the coding sequence ATGAGTAAAAGTCATCTGTTTTTAAAGAATGAATTTGGCACTTGCCCAGAATTTAAACGAACACGAGGTAGAAATAATGAGGAAGAAACCTCAGGAGAAGTTAAGAACTATCATCAGCAGAGAGAGAAACTTCTTCGTTGTCGTGCTAAATTTGAGCGAGCTATGGAAAATCGTCATAACTTAAGGTCACAAGAAATAAACGTTGATCATTTCGATATGCTATCGATTAACTTTTTGAAAATTGCTGATAGTGCTTTGATAAAAGAATATTGTGAGGTTTATGGTTTATCAGAACTTAATTACTCCAATATGAATCAGACGGTCCTGTTCGCTATAGCTGATGTAAACCGATTTAATAATGTATTTATAACTCAAATCAATTCCTTTTCTGCAGAAGATAATGACGAAAGTACGGAGTATAAGCCCTTAACTTTGATCGCTGATTTTAGCTATTGGGATAGTAATTCTATGAAGTATTCTTTTGTTATAGATGGAGATGCCAATGATGTGCTTCTTGAGTTGGTGGAAAATTCATCAAGAATGTTGAACAAACAACAGGATATAGAGAAGGCTATGGAAGTATACCTAGATAAAAAGGATATAACATACAGAAAGATAGGAGTTGGAATATATCAGATCGATTTCATAAGACAAGATGACTTGGATGTTCTATTGGATAATTTTGATGTGATACAAAGTATTCAATCGTTGTATAACGTTCGCATACGTCCTAACACATTCGGAGATTCTGAGATAGTATCGGATGCAACTTTGAATTTGCTTGAGGGAGCACCGACGATAGGCGTTATTGATACGGGTGTTCAGAGATTAGCCGTGCTAGATCCAATATTAGAACAGGATGGCTTTGATTTGACGAGCAAGGAAGAACAGCATCCTTATGAGATTGATTTAATGTCAGATTCAACTCATGGTACTACGGTTGCGACATTGGCTGCATTTGGAAATAACTTCTACCAAGATATTAATGCTGATACCATCAATGTTGACGCAAAAATTTTTTCTATAAAAGTTCAGAGAGGTGAAACTGGATCTTTAAATATAGCCGATATAAAAGATGCTATTATTAAGGCTAATCAAGAATACGGTGTTCGCATCTTCAATCTCTCCATGTCAGTCCGTGGGAAGCTATACAATCAGAATATTTCTACTTACGCATATATACTTGACGAATTAGCTTTTGAATATGATCTTTTGATTTTCATTTCTGTTGGAAACCTTAGTGTAGAAGATATTGAAGAAATGCAGAATGTTGCTGCTGAACTAGGAACAAGTCAAAAGGTAAAACAATTTTTGCAGTATCCTAATCATTATTATAACCCATTTATAACACTGGAGGAAACTAAATGCCATGATGGTGAATGCATGAATCTCTGCGAGCCTAGTGAAAGTATGAATAACATGTCAGTTGGTGCTATCGCTGAAAACTATAATGCAAGCCAGAGGAGTCATGGATTGAGTTTGAGCAAGGAACTCCCTGCATTTTATTCTCGTAAATATTACATGGATTATAATTCTTTGATTAATGGAACTCGCTTCAAGAACAACCAAAGAAATAAGAATCTCTTCAAGCCTGATATCGTTATGCCTGGTGGTGATCAATTGGATGTTGCATCAAGAATGCTGGTCTTATCGCCGAGACGTGGTGGAGTTGGCTTGAAAATAGAACAGAACTCTGGAACAAGCTATGCTGCTCCATTAGCAGCTAATATTGCAGCTAAAATTGTTCGTAAGTATCCTAACCTTAGCATGCAATCCGTGAAGGCTCTGATGATTAATAGTTCCGACCCGATAAAAACGTATTATCTTGATAGAACAATTGATAATTTAAAAGCTTTAGATAATAATTCTTATCCAAATGTAGATCGCAACGAGAAGTCTCGTTTGTCCAAGAAATACAGTTCAGAGCGATTATCAAAGTATATTTCAGGTCATGGTGTCCCCAATATTTCTAAATGTTTAGATTCTACTGATAATCGTTGTACATTTGTTATTGAAGATAGAATAGATTTCGATAGTCATAAGGTCATAAATCTGAATATCCCAAGTTATTTACTCCAATGCTCAAAGAAAGGTACATTGCTAACTTTAACTGCTACTCTCTGCTATAAGTTCAATCCTAAACGGGGCGATGCTTTATCTTATTGCCCATTTCATATTGCCTTCAATTTGGGAAACAGCATGAACCATGATGATCCAAGAAAGAATGCAGAAGAGTATGCAAGACAAAGAGCATCTGACAATAATGATAGAATGGCTATTAAGTCTAGTGTTGGAGCATGGTCTGATGATTTTTACCCAGCGTCTAGCAAAATATTTTCAAATGTACAGAAAAAGATTTTAAATGTAAGTCGTGACGAAATTGAAAAGGTTTGCAACCAGATATCAATTATTTTTCGTTGTACAGGACGTGATTTTTTAGTTGGAACAGACCACCCTTTCTCATTCGTTTTGACAATTGAACAGAATCATTCTGTTGAAATAGATGGCAATAGTCTATACGACAACCTAGAACAGGAGAATACTGTAGAAGCTATTGCTCAGGCTACTCTTCAAGCTGAAGTATAG
- the mobV gene encoding MobV family relaxase, whose translation MGYAVLHLEKAKGADTGMSAHIERTIHPKNADDSRTHLNKELIEFPDEIHSRSEAISHRINTAGITRKIGKNQVRAIRILLTGTHEDMKRIEGCGQLDSWCQDNLQWLEETYGKENVVSAVIHMDEHTPHIHATIVPIVTCERRKAEKEKENGKRKYRKKKVGTPRLCADDVMARNQLKNYQDSYAQLMNKYGLQRGIDGSEAKHISTSEYYKSLIGATENLQSELQTLESSKEQLQSELKEVKQGIKVEKLKSSAVTATTSITDSVSSLFGGNKVKRLEEENKQLNADKATLVGNISTLKKQMATSEMMHQQQMETIKDEFTRYSISKQQEERKLEELIPYLADLKAIVRECLQMGFATHLIRAISCFKKVSFSGSLYSKQHNRKFTTEQSVAYIKNVIQLETKNKWRLFIDDLPVVDWFKMKYQQWKKKNEQNIFQKRHGVMKM comes from the coding sequence ATGGGATACGCAGTATTACATTTAGAGAAAGCAAAAGGAGCCGACACGGGTATGTCTGCTCATATTGAGCGCACCATTCATCCTAAGAATGCAGATGATAGTCGCACTCACCTAAACAAAGAACTCATTGAGTTCCCTGATGAAATCCACTCTCGAAGTGAAGCAATTAGCCACCGCATCAATACGGCTGGCATTACTCGCAAGATCGGTAAGAACCAAGTACGAGCAATCCGTATTCTGCTCACAGGAACACACGAGGATATGAAAAGGATAGAAGGTTGTGGACAACTTGATAGCTGGTGTCAGGACAATCTACAATGGTTGGAAGAAACCTACGGCAAGGAAAACGTTGTGTCGGCTGTTATACACATGGATGAGCATACACCACATATACATGCTACGATTGTACCTATTGTTACTTGTGAGCGGAGGAAAGCCGAGAAAGAGAAAGAAAATGGTAAACGTAAATACCGAAAGAAGAAAGTTGGTACACCCAGACTATGTGCAGATGATGTGATGGCACGCAACCAACTAAAGAATTACCAAGATAGTTATGCCCAGCTCATGAATAAGTATGGCTTACAGCGTGGTATTGATGGATCAGAAGCCAAACATATCTCCACTTCTGAATATTACAAATCACTCATTGGTGCAACCGAGAACCTACAAAGTGAACTACAAACACTTGAATCAAGCAAAGAACAGCTTCAATCAGAACTTAAAGAGGTGAAACAAGGAATTAAAGTAGAGAAACTGAAGAGTTCTGCAGTAACTGCCACAACATCGATTACGGATAGTGTATCTTCTCTTTTTGGAGGTAATAAGGTGAAACGATTGGAAGAGGAAAACAAGCAACTTAATGCAGACAAGGCTACTTTGGTAGGGAATATCTCTACACTCAAAAAGCAAATGGCTACTTCTGAAATGATGCATCAGCAGCAGATGGAAACTATAAAAGACGAGTTCACCCGATACTCAATTAGCAAACAACAAGAGGAAAGAAAGTTGGAAGAACTTATTCCTTACCTTGCAGATCTCAAGGCTATCGTTCGTGAGTGTTTGCAAATGGGTTTTGCTACGCACTTGATACGAGCCATTTCATGCTTCAAAAAGGTCAGCTTTAGTGGTTCGCTTTACTCCAAGCAGCATAATCGCAAGTTTACTACCGAGCAATCTGTGGCATATATCAAGAATGTTATTCAACTTGAAACAAAGAACAAATGGCGGTTATTCATTGATGATTTGCCTGTAGTAGATTGGTTTAAAATGAAATACCAGCAATGGAAGAAGAAAAATGAGCAGAATATTTTTCAAAAAAGACATGGAGTAATGAAAATGTAA
- the greA gene encoding transcription elongation factor GreA, with protein sequence MAYMSQEGYDKLVADLQYLESVERPKASTAIAEAADKGDLSENSEYDAAKEAQRHLEARIAEMKMTVAQAKIVDVSRLSTDAVQIMSTVEMTNVKTNAKMKYTIVSETEANLKQNKISIKTPIAQGLLNKKVGDEVEITIPRGTVTLRIDKISIDA encoded by the coding sequence ATGGCTTATATGTCACAGGAAGGTTACGACAAACTCGTAGCCGATTTGCAGTATTTAGAATCTGTTGAACGTCCAAAGGCATCTACTGCTATTGCCGAGGCTGCCGATAAGGGTGACTTGAGTGAGAATTCTGAGTACGATGCTGCTAAGGAGGCACAGCGTCATCTTGAAGCGCGTATAGCTGAGATGAAGATGACCGTGGCACAAGCAAAGATTGTTGATGTGTCACGTTTGAGTACTGATGCCGTACAGATTATGTCTACTGTTGAGATGACAAACGTAAAGACAAATGCTAAGATGAAGTACACGATTGTCAGCGAGACTGAGGCTAACCTGAAGCAGAATAAGATTTCAATTAAGACTCCTATCGCACAGGGCTTGTTGAATAAGAAGGTGGGTGATGAGGTTGAAATCACTATTCCTCGTGGTACTGTCACTCTGCGCATTGACAAGATTTCAATTGATGCATAA
- a CDS encoding WG repeat-containing protein, which produces MTTLRTFLSILSLFCWVAVKAQIAVVLPKSLWKIKEDNKTGKLSVYSEDGKLLLNNIDSIKPLKGHMFIVTKNHLKGIYDIQGKELIPIKYNKIERFGDSWSFFWKVYLNGLQGLYTYEGKEILSAEYENISSIDRGFGKAANLIVKEKSKYGMFNAEGERLIKSEYDDVKFANGHYYFQKGEKKDYLKRDKQTLLKGISIKGQIINWIKENGNSERLSYFIFADNEGKFGLLNEEDSVLIKPQYESMDSYYNISSGKTDYLIVKQNARFGVINLSNEVLIPLKYKSFSKIYIRDHIALEDEKGYILCSLKDNSIFQSLHFNDIRETSGPYAVIEKEGKKALLNKLTLDLLFPFKYEDISIAVEDSLYCVKLNGKYGIVDKDDKVVIPYMYDSELYKVGDNKFVVSKDNKYGIIDFKNQLVFGMIPHPILAYDDYFQVMDISRNNPEYDWNFKEIKKE; this is translated from the coding sequence ATGACAACTTTAAGAACATTTCTATCAATACTTTCCTTATTCTGTTGGGTAGCTGTAAAGGCGCAGATAGCTGTTGTCCTACCTAAATCCCTTTGGAAAATAAAAGAAGATAATAAAACTGGGAAACTTTCGGTTTACTCAGAAGATGGTAAATTGCTTTTAAATAATATTGACAGCATTAAACCCTTAAAAGGTCACATGTTTATTGTGACTAAAAACCATCTGAAAGGAATTTACGACATTCAAGGGAAGGAATTAATACCTATAAAATACAACAAGATAGAACGTTTTGGCGATAGTTGGAGCTTTTTTTGGAAGGTATATCTGAATGGGCTACAAGGACTCTATACCTACGAAGGGAAGGAAATACTATCAGCAGAATACGAAAATATCTCCAGCATAGACAGAGGTTTTGGTAAAGCCGCTAATCTTATAGTAAAAGAAAAAAGTAAATACGGCATGTTCAATGCCGAGGGCGAACGTCTGATAAAGTCAGAATACGATGACGTAAAATTTGCTAACGGCCATTATTACTTCCAAAAAGGTGAGAAAAAAGATTATCTGAAAAGAGACAAACAAACACTGTTAAAAGGTATCTCAATAAAAGGACAAATAATCAATTGGATAAAAGAAAATGGTAATTCCGAACGACTTTCTTATTTTATATTCGCAGATAATGAAGGTAAGTTTGGCTTACTGAATGAAGAAGACAGTGTACTGATAAAGCCGCAATATGAGTCTATGGATTCATACTATAATATTTCGAGTGGTAAAACGGACTATCTTATCGTAAAACAAAACGCACGCTTTGGGGTTATCAACCTTTCAAACGAGGTTTTAATCCCATTAAAATATAAATCGTTTTCTAAGATTTATATACGTGACCATATTGCTTTGGAAGACGAAAAGGGCTATATACTTTGCTCTTTGAAAGACAACAGTATCTTTCAATCGCTGCATTTCAACGATATAAGAGAAACAAGCGGTCCGTATGCAGTCATTGAAAAAGAAGGGAAAAAAGCCCTTCTAAACAAGCTAACACTCGACCTACTCTTCCCGTTTAAGTACGAAGACATTTCAATAGCGGTAGAAGATAGTCTTTATTGCGTAAAATTGAATGGCAAATATGGTATAGTTGACAAAGACGACAAAGTCGTTATACCATATATGTACGACAGCGAGCTGTACAAAGTGGGGGATAACAAGTTTGTGGTAAGCAAAGATAACAAATATGGCATCATCGACTTTAAGAATCAACTCGTCTTTGGCATGATTCCCCATCCTATCCTGGCTTACGATGATTATTTCCAAGTTATGGACATAAGCAGAAACAATCCAGAATACGACTGGAACTTTAAGGAAATAAAAAAGGAATAA
- a CDS encoding mannose-1-phosphate guanylyltransferase: MTTKQNNYCVILAGGKGRRLWPCSRDKHPKQFIDFFGVGRTQFQQTFDRFANILPKENIYINTSCDYLDLVREQLPEVAADHIMAEPIHRNTAPSVAWAVHRIMMFDPKANIIISPSDHNIVNDDAFFRNIKEGLSFVEKNDAILTMGVSPTRPEPGYGYIQKGVYTGNGDIYKVQAFTEKPDREFAQMFMDSKEWCWNTGLFLSNVNYLRQCLYGFLPSVLRAGEMGGKITTIEDEEAFIHDNFPRYPNISLDHGILEKSENVYVMRCDFGWADLGTWHGVYESMSKREGDNVVIDSDVILEDAANNIIKLSKGKLGVINGLDGYIIAEKDNVLLICKKEDSSALVRKYVNEIQIKKGEEFV; this comes from the coding sequence ATGACTACGAAACAGAACAACTATTGCGTGATTCTTGCCGGAGGCAAGGGAAGAAGACTATGGCCCTGCAGTAGAGATAAACACCCAAAGCAATTTATAGATTTCTTTGGTGTGGGTCGTACTCAGTTTCAACAAACTTTTGACCGCTTTGCAAATATTCTTCCAAAAGAGAACATTTATATTAATACCAGCTGTGATTATCTTGACCTTGTCAGAGAGCAGTTGCCTGAAGTGGCAGCCGACCATATCATGGCTGAGCCAATCCACAGAAACACTGCGCCGAGTGTTGCATGGGCTGTACATCGTATTATGATGTTCGACCCTAAAGCTAATATCATAATATCACCTTCTGATCATAACATTGTTAATGATGATGCTTTCTTTCGTAATATCAAAGAGGGATTATCGTTTGTTGAGAAGAATGATGCTATACTGACAATGGGGGTTAGCCCTACCCGACCAGAACCTGGATACGGATATATTCAGAAGGGCGTCTACACGGGTAATGGAGATATTTATAAGGTGCAAGCCTTTACTGAAAAGCCAGACCGAGAATTTGCACAAATGTTCATGGATAGTAAGGAGTGGTGTTGGAATACAGGACTCTTCCTCTCTAACGTCAATTACCTTCGTCAATGTCTCTATGGCTTCCTCCCTTCTGTTTTACGTGCAGGTGAGATGGGCGGTAAGATAACAACGATAGAAGACGAAGAAGCTTTCATACATGATAATTTCCCACGCTATCCAAACATTTCGTTAGACCATGGTATCTTGGAGAAGTCTGAGAATGTCTATGTGATGAGGTGCGACTTTGGGTGGGCAGACCTTGGCACATGGCATGGTGTGTATGAGTCGATGAGCAAGCGAGAGGGAGACAATGTTGTTATTGACTCGGATGTTATCCTTGAAGATGCAGCTAATAATATCATAAAGCTATCCAAAGGCAAATTAGGTGTTATCAACGGACTCGATGGTTATATCATTGCAGAAAAGGACAATGTCCTTCTCATCTGCAAGAAAGAAGATTCTTCTGCATTGGTAAGGAAATATGTCAATGAGATACAGATAAAGAAGGGGGAAGAGTTTGTATAG
- a CDS encoding AAA family ATPase: MKQADYIKQIARFALANDNARLLDLLYRYVEYSQQNNRGKFASEILSIIKDTDRRNSLGKLREFRLNKEIESKADEFIIQTVMSSFTMKDLVCTPNIQEELEYFIKERKQVETLAKMDIPVSNKILLHGPSGCGKTLSAYVLAGELDRPLIIVNLGTVVSSKLGETSKNLTQIFKTADKEKAIVLLDEFDSLGKIRDYDQDHGEMKRVVNTILQLFDFISQDTIIIAATNQLQMIDEALIRRFDLTIKIDLPTPIQVHSLVQYTIKDRFKFDNEKAKEKIINKECNNLSYYVIKQALLNAIKRNVLDGYDNNVIRTEIWKKLLHDKRIG; encoded by the coding sequence ATGAAACAGGCTGATTACATCAAACAAATTGCAAGATTTGCTTTAGCAAACGACAATGCTCGTTTACTTGATTTGCTGTATCGGTATGTAGAATATTCGCAGCAAAATAACAGAGGTAAATTTGCATCAGAGATACTTTCTATCATTAAAGATACTGATAGAAGAAATTCTTTAGGTAAGCTCAGGGAGTTTCGGTTGAATAAGGAAATTGAGAGTAAAGCTGATGAGTTTATCATACAGACAGTAATGTCTTCGTTTACGATGAAGGATTTAGTCTGTACACCCAATATTCAAGAAGAACTAGAGTATTTTATTAAGGAGAGAAAGCAAGTTGAAACTCTCGCAAAAATGGATATTCCTGTTTCAAATAAAATATTGCTTCATGGTCCGTCTGGATGTGGGAAGACGTTAAGCGCTTATGTTTTAGCTGGCGAATTGGATCGTCCATTGATTATAGTAAATTTGGGTACAGTAGTTTCATCGAAGTTAGGAGAAACAAGTAAAAATCTCACCCAAATATTTAAGACTGCAGACAAAGAAAAAGCTATTGTCCTGTTAGATGAGTTTGACAGCTTAGGTAAGATAAGAGATTATGATCAAGACCATGGTGAAATGAAGAGAGTTGTAAATACAATATTACAGTTGTTTGATTTCATCAGTCAAGACACAATCATCATAGCTGCTACTAATCAATTACAGATGATTGACGAAGCACTTATTAGGAGATTTGATTTGACAATTAAAATAGATTTGCCAACCCCCATACAGGTGCATTCCCTTGTTCAATATACGATTAAAGATCGGTTCAAATTTGACAATGAAAAGGCTAAAGAGAAAATTATTAACAAAGAATGCAACAATTTATCCTACTATGTTATTAAACAAGCCTTGCTTAATGCTATTAAGCGGAATGTATTAGATGGATATGATAACAATGTTATCCGAACAGAGATTTGGAAAAAACTCTTACACGACAAAAGGATTGGTTAA
- a CDS encoding HIT family protein: MTIFSKIAAGEIPSYKCAENEQFYAFLDIDPVTKGHTLVIPRKEVDYIFDMEDEELAAFEVFAKKVARAIKTVFPCKKVAQVVLGLEVNHAHIHLLPMNSEADVNFKHHVQVEAEEQKEIAAKIFKAFQELD, translated from the coding sequence ATGACTATATTCAGTAAGATTGCAGCGGGTGAGATTCCAAGCTACAAGTGTGCAGAGAACGAACAGTTCTATGCTTTTCTTGACATCGATCCAGTAACAAAGGGACATACACTTGTCATTCCTCGTAAGGAGGTTGACTATATCTTCGATATGGAAGATGAGGAACTTGCAGCCTTTGAGGTTTTTGCAAAGAAAGTTGCGCGTGCTATAAAGACTGTCTTTCCATGTAAGAAGGTGGCTCAGGTCGTTTTAGGATTAGAGGTTAATCATGCACATATCCATCTCTTGCCAATGAACAGTGAGGCTGATGTTAATTTCAAGCATCACGTACAGGTTGAGGCTGAGGAGCAGAAGGAGATTGCAGCAAAGATTTTCAAGGCTTTCCAGGAATTGGATTAA
- a CDS encoding zinc-binding dehydrogenase, with product MTCKYKNVYAVGSRKVCADAARKYGANEIIDYHNGPIAEQVMKLTKGRGVDRIVIAGGTVDTFAEAVTILKPGGTIGNVNYLGSGETINIPRVEWGVGMGHKTIRGGLMPGGRLRMEKLAKLVTSGRLNLSHLLTHRFNGFDTWRNHLT from the coding sequence ATCACTTGCAAATATAAAAATGTCTATGCTGTCGGCAGCAGAAAGGTTTGTGCTGATGCTGCACGCAAGTATGGAGCAAATGAGATTATCGACTACCACAATGGTCCTATTGCCGAACAAGTGATGAAACTAACTAAGGGACGTGGCGTTGATCGTATCGTCATTGCAGGCGGAACAGTTGATACCTTTGCAGAAGCTGTCACCATACTCAAACCGGGTGGAACTATCGGTAATGTCAACTATCTCGGCTCTGGAGAAACGATTAATATCCCTCGTGTTGAGTGGGGTGTTGGTATGGGACACAAGACCATTAGAGGCGGATTGATGCCAGGTGGTCGTCTTCGTATGGAAAAGCTCGCCAAGTTGGTTACATCAGGTAGACTAAACCTATCACATCTTTTGACTCATCGCTTCAATGGCTTTGACACATGGAGGAATCACTTAACCTGA